In Luteolibacter arcticus, one genomic interval encodes:
- a CDS encoding sialate O-acetylesterase, whose product MRIPLRLLVACCLTVAAWAKPTLYIIGDSTVRNQTAGQKGWGDPLVAHFDPAKIEVVNRAIGGRSSRTFLTEGRWDAIMANLKAGDYVVMQFGHNDGGPLNDDRCRASIKGIGEEAEDIVRKTDGLPETVRSYGWYLRKYVADTKSKGATPVVLSLIPRNMWKDGRVGRSTNDYGLWAKQTAEQAGASFIDFNGLLADRYDALGEEKTTAIFAKGDHTHPNPAGAQLNASVLAGALRKTDLANYLLPADLWLPRIFSDHMVLQRDTANPLWGTARPGSPVTVSIAGKSATTTATEEGKFRLDLPALPAGGPHVIEVKTSDASRTFSDVLVGEVWLCSGQSNMDFTLAKTAKRSFSGCANWEQEVPQANHPQLREFKAEWTMREDPQPEVDGAWKACTPETAGDFSAVAYFFARELQKELGVPVGLVTCAFGASTAEAWISNDKLAADKAFKPLCDAFWKKFIAYRDTPRAFEDYGKAIAKWTASNKTGRGPGHPDPVRDQHNPAVLFNGMISPLVPYGIRGALWYQGESNVGTRQLYPTLQRALIEDWRTCWGRDDLPFLFVQLAPHKSPLPEPAASSLASMRDAQSSSLALPHTGMAVTIDIGDEKDVHPRNKLGVGHRLARLALHGTYGKQDVIPCGPVFKMSEIEDGRVVLHFDHIGEGLVAKDGPLKQFAIAGDDRKFVWADAEIEGDKVIVSSPSVPRPAYVRYAWADNPAGANLTNSEGLPAAPFRTDP is encoded by the coding sequence ATGCGAATCCCATTGCGCCTCCTCGTCGCGTGCTGCCTGACCGTGGCGGCATGGGCGAAACCGACGCTCTACATCATCGGCGACTCGACTGTGCGCAATCAGACCGCCGGCCAAAAGGGCTGGGGCGACCCGCTGGTCGCGCATTTCGACCCGGCGAAGATCGAGGTGGTCAACCGCGCCATCGGCGGCCGCAGCAGCCGCACCTTCCTCACCGAGGGACGCTGGGACGCGATCATGGCCAACCTCAAGGCCGGCGATTACGTGGTGATGCAGTTCGGCCACAACGACGGCGGCCCGCTCAATGACGACCGCTGCCGCGCCTCCATCAAGGGCATCGGCGAGGAAGCCGAGGACATCGTCCGCAAGACCGATGGCCTGCCGGAGACCGTCCGCAGCTACGGCTGGTACCTGCGGAAATACGTCGCCGACACCAAGTCAAAGGGCGCCACCCCGGTCGTGCTCTCCTTGATCCCGCGGAACATGTGGAAGGACGGCCGCGTCGGCCGCAGCACGAATGACTACGGCCTGTGGGCCAAGCAGACCGCCGAGCAAGCCGGCGCTTCCTTCATCGACTTCAATGGCCTGCTCGCCGACCGCTACGACGCGCTCGGCGAGGAAAAGACCACCGCGATCTTCGCCAAGGGGGACCACACCCATCCGAATCCCGCGGGCGCGCAACTCAATGCCTCCGTCCTCGCCGGAGCCCTGCGCAAGACCGACCTCGCGAACTACCTCCTGCCCGCCGATCTCTGGCTGCCCCGCATCTTCAGCGATCACATGGTGCTCCAGCGCGACACCGCGAACCCGCTGTGGGGCACCGCCCGCCCCGGATCGCCCGTCACCGTCTCCATCGCCGGAAAAAGCGCCACCACCACCGCCACGGAGGAGGGCAAGTTCCGCCTCGATCTCCCCGCGCTGCCTGCCGGCGGTCCGCACGTCATCGAGGTGAAGACCTCCGATGCCTCTCGTACTTTCTCCGATGTCCTCGTCGGCGAGGTCTGGCTCTGCTCCGGCCAGTCGAACATGGACTTCACCCTCGCGAAGACCGCCAAGCGCTCGTTCTCCGGCTGCGCGAATTGGGAGCAGGAAGTCCCGCAGGCGAATCACCCGCAGCTCCGCGAGTTCAAGGCCGAGTGGACCATGCGCGAGGACCCCCAGCCGGAAGTCGATGGCGCGTGGAAAGCCTGCACCCCGGAAACCGCCGGCGACTTCTCCGCGGTCGCCTACTTCTTCGCCCGCGAACTCCAGAAGGAACTCGGCGTGCCCGTCGGCCTCGTCACCTGTGCCTTTGGTGCCAGCACCGCCGAGGCGTGGATCAGCAACGACAAGCTCGCTGCCGACAAGGCCTTCAAGCCGCTGTGCGATGCCTTCTGGAAGAAATTCATCGCCTATCGCGACACCCCCAGGGCCTTCGAGGATTACGGCAAGGCCATCGCGAAATGGACCGCGTCTAACAAAACCGGCCGCGGCCCCGGCCACCCGGATCCCGTGCGCGACCAGCACAATCCCGCGGTGCTCTTCAATGGCATGATCTCGCCGCTCGTCCCCTACGGCATCCGCGGCGCGCTCTGGTATCAGGGCGAGTCGAATGTCGGCACCCGCCAGCTTTACCCCACGCTGCAGAGGGCACTGATCGAGGACTGGCGCACCTGCTGGGGCCGCGACGACCTCCCCTTCCTCTTCGTCCAACTCGCCCCGCACAAGTCACCGCTCCCGGAGCCCGCCGCCAGCAGCCTCGCCTCGATGCGGGATGCCCAGTCCTCATCGCTCGCGCTGCCCCACACCGGCATGGCCGTCACCATCGACATCGGCGATGAGAAGGACGTCCACCCGCGCAACAAGCTCGGCGTCGGCCATCGCCTCGCCCGCCTCGCCTTGCACGGCACCTATGGCAAGCAGGACGTCATCCCCTGCGGCCCGGTCTTCAAGATGTCCGAGATCGAGGACGGCCGCGTGGTCCTGCACTTCGACCACATCGGCGAAGGCCTCGTCGCCAAGGACGGCCCGCTGAAACAATTCGCGATCGCCGGCGACGACCGCAAGTTCGTCTGGGCCGATGCCGAGATCGAGGGCGACAAGGTGATCGTCTCCAGTCCCTCCGTCCCCCGCCCCGCCTACGTCCGCTACGCCTGGGCGGACAACCCCGCCGGCGCGAATCTCACCAACTCCGAGGGCCTTCCTGCCGCTCCATTCCGCACTGACCCGTGA
- a CDS encoding tellurite resistance TerB family protein yields MSLESLFSSLSNSISVNSKSGNSAKSDPKSLLSGLLGSGGAQGALGGAASGALVSLLMNGKARNKIQKNAVKVGGMAAIAGVGYYAYQKWQQSRQDSPPPVPSQAINAPVTIAADTPPPLPADLATASFQVKVTGELPMKMVLAMIAAAAADGTIDSVEMTALADAIDTSPLEPAEKGRLTSALNLPPTVEEIAGLANGPEEASEIYGAALTAIEVDTPSEHLFLRRLSRALKLDDQLTATVHETLEKA; encoded by the coding sequence ATGTCTCTTGAATCCTTGTTCTCCAGTCTCAGCAATTCCATCTCCGTCAATTCAAAAAGCGGGAATAGCGCCAAAAGCGATCCCAAGTCACTCCTCAGCGGGCTGTTAGGTTCCGGCGGTGCGCAAGGGGCGCTGGGTGGCGCCGCGTCCGGAGCCCTGGTGTCCCTGCTCATGAACGGCAAGGCCCGCAACAAGATCCAGAAGAACGCGGTCAAGGTGGGAGGGATGGCAGCCATCGCCGGCGTCGGCTACTATGCCTACCAAAAGTGGCAACAGAGCCGTCAGGATTCCCCGCCCCCCGTGCCATCCCAGGCGATCAACGCGCCTGTGACGATCGCGGCTGACACTCCCCCGCCGCTTCCCGCCGACCTCGCCACTGCCAGTTTCCAAGTCAAGGTCACGGGCGAGCTGCCGATGAAGATGGTGCTGGCCATGATCGCCGCGGCCGCCGCGGATGGCACCATCGACAGCGTCGAAATGACCGCACTCGCGGATGCCATCGACACCTCGCCCTTGGAGCCCGCCGAAAAAGGGCGGCTGACCAGCGCCCTGAACCTCCCGCCCACCGTGGAGGAAATCGCCGGACTCGCCAACGGACCGGAGGAAGCCAGCGAAATCTACGGCGCCGCCCTGACGGCCATCGAGGTCGATACACCCTCCGAGCATCTGTTCCTGCGCCGCCTCTCGCGCGCCCTCAAACTCGACGACCAACTGACCGCGACGGTGCATGAGACGCTGGAAAAGGCGTAA
- a CDS encoding type II toxin-antitoxin system VapC family toxin, which produces MSCLLDTPTLLWWFFGDPRLSKSALQALEETRRLCWSPVNLWEIGVKMGGSGYSDFRVPERWDLLLTEMFVRFAVTELPIRPAHCRRIQDLPFHHKDPFDRMLVAQAQEEQLTIISSDEVFDAYGVKRIW; this is translated from the coding sequence ATGAGCTGCCTCTTGGACACCCCTACGCTGCTCTGGTGGTTCTTCGGCGATCCACGTCTCTCCAAGAGTGCCTTGCAGGCTCTTGAGGAAACCAGGAGGCTCTGCTGGTCGCCGGTCAATCTTTGGGAGATCGGCGTGAAGATGGGTGGCAGTGGTTATTCCGATTTCCGAGTGCCCGAGCGTTGGGATCTTTTGCTAACAGAGATGTTTGTTCGCTTCGCCGTAACCGAACTCCCGATCCGTCCCGCCCACTGCCGCCGTATCCAGGATCTGCCGTTTCACCACAAGGACCCCTTCGACCGCATGCTCGTCGCCCAAGCACAGGAAGAGCAGCTCACCATCATCAGCTCCGACGAGGTCTTCGACGCCTACGGCGTGAAGCGCATCTGGTGA